From one Azospirillum ramasamyi genomic stretch:
- a CDS encoding magnesium transporter CorA family protein produces MITVHARAEDGRVVRQPLELGEDLPVGAVWIDLLRPTEAERAHVGALTGFDLPTREEMKEIEASSQLYVEGEGIYMTSPIISRATSPHPEQGELTFVLTPRHLITLRYTEPLPVITFAARCVRQPELLATGESALFGLLDAVIDRVADVLELVGARIDELSARIFDDSLDGGGFGKAAKKPDELQDVLRGIGRAGDLTHKVRDSLAGLDRLVVFMSSVSGGRLNKEQKTALKTMTRDLRSLTEHAGFLAHEANFLLDATLGLINIEQNAIIKIFSVVSVALMPPTLIASAYGMNFRHMPELEWSFGYPMAILLMVLSAVVPLWYFRRRGWL; encoded by the coding sequence CCATGCCCGTGCCGAAGACGGGCGGGTGGTGCGCCAGCCGCTGGAACTCGGCGAGGATCTGCCGGTCGGCGCGGTCTGGATCGACCTCCTGCGCCCGACGGAAGCGGAGCGTGCCCATGTCGGCGCGCTGACCGGCTTCGATCTGCCGACGCGCGAGGAGATGAAGGAGATCGAGGCCTCCAGCCAGCTCTATGTCGAGGGGGAGGGGATCTACATGACCTCTCCCATCATCTCGCGCGCGACCTCGCCCCACCCGGAGCAGGGCGAGCTGACCTTCGTTCTGACCCCGCGCCACCTCATCACCCTGCGCTACACCGAACCGCTGCCGGTCATCACCTTCGCCGCCCGCTGCGTCCGCCAGCCGGAACTGTTGGCGACGGGAGAGAGCGCGCTGTTCGGCCTGCTCGACGCGGTGATCGACCGTGTGGCCGACGTGCTGGAACTGGTCGGCGCCCGCATCGACGAGCTGTCGGCCCGCATCTTCGACGATTCGCTGGACGGCGGCGGCTTCGGCAAGGCGGCCAAGAAGCCGGACGAGTTGCAGGACGTTCTGCGCGGCATCGGCCGGGCCGGCGACCTGACCCACAAGGTGCGCGACAGCCTGGCCGGTCTCGACCGGCTGGTGGTGTTCATGTCCTCGGTCAGCGGCGGCCGGCTGAACAAGGAACAGAAGACCGCGCTGAAGACGATGACGCGCGACTTGCGGTCGCTGACCGAGCATGCCGGCTTCCTGGCGCATGAGGCGAACTTCCTGCTCGACGCCACGCTCGGCCTGATCAACATCGAACAGAACGCCATCATCAAGATCTTCTCGGTCGTCTCGGTCGCGCTGATGCCGCCGACCCTGATCGCGTCCGCCTACGGCATGAATTTCAGGCATATGCCGGAACTGGAGTGGAGTTTCGGCTATCCGATGGCCATCCTGCTGATGGTGCTGTCGGCGGTGGTCCCGCTCTGGTACTTCCGCCGGCGCGGCTGGCTATAG
- a CDS encoding bifunctional acetate--CoA ligase family protein/GNAT family N-acetyltransferase: MTVRNLDKLFKPASIALIGASRKPGTVGAVVARNLFQAGFDGPVMPVNATERAVEGVLTYKTVDSLPITPDLGVICTAPDTVAATIDALGKRGTKAAIVMTNGMSADQTQAMLDAAKPYLMRVLGPNSLGAMVPGRGMNASFAPVAPRKGDVALVAQSSMVLTSVADWATSRGIGFSHLVSLGDRGDVDFGDLLDYLASDVTVRAILLYIESITQARKFMSAARSASRQKPVIVIKAGRSDEAQEAAASHTGALAVSDAVYDAVFRRAGVLRVNDLAELFDAAGTLGTGVPITGDRLAILTNGGGMGVMATDKLIQAGGRLASMAPETQEALAKALAPQPGGAPFRNPLRIGADATPKRYAEALNALMQDTSNDAVLVLHCPSALTDSEAIAQAVTETVQANKARRHPVLTSWIGDQSAVEARKLFADARIPTYNGPSDAVRAFMHLVSYRRSQQLLMETPPSVAEDFQPDEITVKKVISRAMAEKREWLSEYEAKRVLAAYGIPVVDTRVARTPEEAANAARVIGGPIALKILSHDITHKSDVGGVALGLTGPEDVKAEAEAMLARVAELAPEAKIEGFTVQEMAVSPDAYELIVGMTENEMFGPVLLFGEGGIGVEVVEDYALALPPLNMKLAAEQMSRTRIHRQLQGFRSRAAVDLDAVALTLNKVSQLVVDFPEIAELDINPLLADANGVMALDARIKVGVPALAGAARLAIRPYPKALEDRITIKDGRQFFVRPILPEDEPLVHHLVENQTAEDLRLRFFAPLKRLSHQAAARLTQIDYDREMGLIAVGPDPQTGETIMYGVVRITADPDNRRAEYAVMVRSDMKGQGLGYILMNKILDYARSRGIKEVYGEVLRENTNMLNMCRALGFVRKENLDEPGVVEVRIELGGGLAA; this comes from the coding sequence ATGACCGTTCGCAACCTCGACAAGCTGTTCAAGCCCGCCTCCATCGCCCTGATCGGCGCAAGCCGCAAGCCGGGCACGGTGGGAGCCGTGGTGGCCCGCAACCTGTTCCAGGCCGGATTCGACGGGCCGGTGATGCCGGTCAACGCGACCGAGCGCGCGGTGGAAGGGGTGCTGACCTACAAGACGGTGGACAGCCTGCCGATCACGCCGGATTTGGGCGTCATCTGCACGGCGCCCGACACGGTGGCGGCGACCATCGACGCGCTGGGCAAGCGCGGGACCAAGGCCGCCATCGTCATGACCAACGGCATGTCCGCCGACCAGACCCAGGCGATGCTGGACGCGGCAAAGCCCTATCTGATGCGGGTGCTGGGCCCCAACAGCCTGGGCGCCATGGTGCCGGGCCGCGGCATGAACGCCAGCTTCGCGCCGGTGGCGCCGCGCAAGGGCGACGTGGCGCTGGTGGCGCAAAGCTCGATGGTGCTGACCTCCGTTGCCGACTGGGCGACCTCGCGCGGGATCGGCTTCTCGCATCTGGTGTCGCTGGGCGACCGCGGCGACGTGGATTTCGGCGACCTGCTGGACTATCTGGCGTCCGACGTCACGGTGCGCGCCATCCTGCTCTATATCGAGAGCATCACCCAGGCCCGCAAATTCATGTCGGCCGCCCGCTCCGCCTCGCGCCAGAAGCCGGTGATCGTCATCAAGGCCGGCCGCTCCGACGAGGCACAGGAGGCAGCGGCATCGCACACCGGCGCCCTGGCCGTATCGGACGCCGTCTATGACGCGGTGTTCCGCCGCGCCGGCGTGCTGCGGGTGAACGATCTGGCCGAACTGTTCGACGCCGCCGGCACGTTGGGCACCGGGGTGCCGATCACCGGAGACCGGTTGGCGATCCTGACCAACGGCGGCGGCATGGGCGTCATGGCCACCGACAAGCTGATCCAGGCGGGCGGCCGGCTCGCCTCCATGGCGCCGGAGACGCAGGAGGCGCTGGCCAAGGCGCTCGCCCCCCAGCCGGGCGGGGCGCCCTTCCGCAACCCGCTGCGCATCGGGGCCGACGCCACGCCCAAACGCTATGCCGAGGCGCTGAACGCGCTGATGCAGGACACCAGCAACGACGCGGTTCTGGTGCTGCACTGCCCGTCCGCCCTGACCGACAGCGAGGCCATCGCCCAGGCGGTGACGGAAACGGTGCAGGCCAACAAGGCGCGCCGACATCCGGTGCTGACCAGCTGGATCGGCGACCAGTCGGCGGTGGAGGCGCGCAAGCTGTTCGCCGATGCGCGCATCCCGACCTACAACGGCCCGTCCGACGCCGTGCGCGCCTTCATGCATCTGGTGAGCTATCGCCGCAGCCAGCAACTGCTGATGGAAACCCCGCCGTCGGTGGCGGAGGATTTCCAGCCCGACGAGATCACCGTGAAGAAGGTGATCTCCCGCGCCATGGCGGAGAAGCGCGAGTGGCTGAGCGAATATGAGGCCAAGCGCGTACTTGCCGCCTACGGCATCCCGGTGGTCGACACCCGCGTCGCCAGGACGCCGGAGGAGGCGGCGAACGCCGCCCGCGTCATCGGCGGCCCGATCGCGCTGAAGATCCTGTCGCACGACATCACCCACAAGTCGGACGTCGGCGGCGTCGCGCTGGGCCTGACCGGCCCGGAGGACGTGAAGGCCGAGGCCGAGGCCATGCTCGCCCGCGTCGCCGAACTGGCGCCCGAGGCGAAGATCGAGGGCTTCACCGTGCAGGAGATGGCCGTCAGCCCCGACGCCTACGAACTGATCGTCGGCATGACCGAGAACGAGATGTTCGGCCCGGTCCTGCTGTTCGGCGAGGGCGGCATCGGCGTGGAGGTGGTGGAGGATTATGCGCTGGCCCTGCCGCCGCTGAACATGAAGCTGGCGGCCGAGCAGATGAGCCGCACCCGCATCCACCGGCAGCTGCAGGGCTTCCGCTCCCGCGCCGCGGTCGATCTCGACGCGGTGGCGCTGACGCTCAACAAGGTCAGCCAGCTGGTGGTCGATTTCCCCGAGATCGCCGAGTTGGACATCAACCCGCTGCTGGCCGACGCCAACGGCGTGATGGCGCTGGACGCCCGCATCAAGGTCGGCGTGCCGGCCCTGGCCGGCGCGGCGCGGCTGGCGATCCGCCCCTATCCGAAGGCTTTGGAAGACCGCATCACCATCAAGGACGGCCGCCAGTTCTTCGTCCGCCCGATCCTGCCGGAGGACGAGCCGCTGGTGCATCATCTGGTGGAGAACCAGACGGCCGAGGATCTGCGCCTGCGCTTCTTCGCGCCGCTGAAGCGGCTGTCGCATCAGGCGGCGGCGCGCCTGACCCAGATCGACTACGACCGCGAGATGGGGCTGATCGCCGTCGGTCCCGACCCGCAGACCGGCGAGACCATCATGTACGGCGTGGTGCGCATCACCGCCGATCCCGACAACCGCCGCGCCGAATACGCGGTGATGGTGCGGTCCGACATGAAAGGCCAGGGGCTGGGCTACATCCTGATGAACAAGATCCTCGACTATGCCCGCTCGCGCGGCATCAAGGAGGTCTATGGCGAGGTTCTGCGCGAGAACACCAACATGCTGAACATGTGCCGGGCCCTGGGTTTCGTCCGCAAGGAGAACCTGGACGAACCCGGCGTGGTGGAAGTCCGCATCGAACTGGGCGGCGGGCTGGCGGCGTAA
- a CDS encoding extracellular solute-binding protein, with translation MARPFILLLILLALPAHRPAWAEAPRHDAPTHGIAMQGSETHGIAMQGSETHGIAMHGIAMHGDLALPPDFTAFPYVDPAAPKGGTIRQAVTGSFDSLHPHIVKGVPALGLGYVFETLLTRSWDEPFSLYGLLADRVEVAGDRSAVTFHINPEARWHDGTPVTAADVLFSLEMQRRHGTPNRRLFYAKVAAAEAPDPQTVRFAFAPNPDGTIDREMPLLMGLMPIHSKTFWSGRDFDRTTLEPITGSGPYRIATVDPGRRIVYERVRDYWGRDLPTRVGQFNANRLEFDYYRDDSVALEAFKAGQGDIRYERDPAKWATGYDGPALRDGRIVREELPNRRPEPARGLIFNTRRPIFADVRVRRALGMATDFDWIGRSLFHGLLTRTASYYPNSDLAARGLPEGEELRALEPFRDRLPPDLFTDPFVLPDGGGGNGPAGLRANRREAMRLLEQAGWRVRDGRLTDAAGNRFAFEILLSDPSEERVALEFARSLEPLGIDARVRTVDSAQFQGRMDRFDFDMTMRWWASSLSPGNEQLYYYGSDAAGQEGSRNLAGIRDPVVDALARSIAAATTRAELVGRVRALDRVLLWGHYMVPLFHSPVDRIARRSTLHRPAVTPLYGPMVESFWVEP, from the coding sequence ATGGCCCGCCCGTTCATCCTGCTCCTCATCCTTCTGGCTCTCCCGGCGCACCGTCCGGCATGGGCGGAGGCACCCCGACACGACGCCCCGACGCATGGCATCGCCATGCAGGGCAGTGAAACGCATGGCATCGCCATGCAGGGAAGTGAAACGCACGGCATAGCCATGCACGGCATCGCCATGCATGGGGATCTGGCATTGCCGCCGGATTTCACCGCCTTCCCCTATGTCGATCCGGCCGCGCCGAAGGGCGGGACCATCCGGCAGGCGGTGACCGGCAGCTTCGACAGTCTCCACCCGCACATCGTCAAGGGCGTGCCGGCGCTGGGGCTGGGCTATGTGTTCGAAACGCTGCTGACGCGGTCGTGGGACGAGCCCTTCTCGCTCTACGGCCTGCTGGCCGACCGGGTCGAGGTGGCCGGCGACCGCTCCGCCGTCACCTTCCACATCAATCCCGAGGCGCGCTGGCATGACGGAACGCCGGTGACCGCCGCCGACGTGCTGTTCTCCCTGGAGATGCAGCGGCGGCACGGCACGCCCAACCGCCGCCTGTTCTACGCCAAGGTCGCCGCGGCCGAGGCGCCCGACCCGCAGACCGTCCGCTTCGCCTTCGCTCCCAACCCGGATGGAACCATCGACCGCGAGATGCCGCTGCTGATGGGGCTGATGCCGATCCATTCCAAAACCTTCTGGAGCGGCCGCGACTTCGACCGCACGACGCTGGAGCCGATCACGGGCAGCGGCCCTTACCGCATCGCCACCGTCGATCCGGGCCGCCGCATCGTCTATGAGCGGGTGCGCGACTATTGGGGCCGGGATCTGCCCACCCGCGTCGGGCAGTTCAACGCCAACCGGCTGGAGTTCGACTATTACCGCGACGATTCCGTGGCGCTGGAGGCGTTCAAGGCCGGGCAGGGCGACATCCGGTACGAGAGGGATCCGGCCAAATGGGCCACAGGCTATGACGGTCCGGCACTGCGCGACGGCCGTATTGTGCGGGAGGAACTGCCGAACCGGCGGCCCGAGCCGGCGCGCGGCCTGATCTTCAACACCCGCCGGCCGATCTTCGCCGATGTGCGGGTGCGCCGGGCGCTGGGCATGGCGACCGACTTCGACTGGATCGGCCGCAGCCTGTTCCACGGGCTGCTGACCCGCACCGCCAGCTATTACCCCAACTCCGACCTCGCCGCCCGCGGCTTGCCGGAGGGGGAGGAGCTGCGGGCGCTGGAGCCGTTTCGCGACCGGTTGCCGCCGGACCTGTTCACCGACCCATTCGTCCTGCCGGATGGCGGAGGCGGCAATGGCCCGGCGGGCCTGCGCGCCAACCGGCGCGAGGCGATGCGGCTGCTGGAGCAGGCCGGCTGGCGGGTGCGCGACGGTCGGTTGACCGATGCCGCCGGGAATCGTTTCGCCTTCGAAATCCTCCTGTCCGATCCGTCGGAGGAGCGGGTGGCGCTGGAATTCGCCCGCTCTCTGGAGCCGCTGGGCATCGACGCGCGCGTCCGGACGGTGGACAGCGCCCAGTTCCAGGGCCGGATGGACCGCTTCGATTTCGACATGACAATGCGCTGGTGGGCGTCCAGCCTGTCTCCCGGAAACGAGCAGCTCTATTACTACGGGTCCGACGCGGCCGGGCAGGAGGGCAGCCGCAATCTGGCCGGCATCCGTGACCCGGTCGTCGACGCGCTGGCCCGCTCCATCGCCGCGGCCACCACGCGGGCGGAACTGGTCGGGCGGGTGCGGGCGCTGGACCGGGTGCTGCTGTGGGGACACTACATGGTCCCGCTGTTCCACAGCCCGGTGGACCGGATCGCCCGCCGGTCGACCCTGCACCGTCCGGCGGTCACGCCGCTGTATGGGCCGATGGTGGAAAGCTTTTGGGTGGAGCCTTAA
- the ptsP gene encoding phosphoenolpyruvate--protein phosphotransferase, with amino-acid sequence MKSDLPSTGPSTGGANGPVAGPDRGGSGGGFGGVPASEAWSGSARALSGLGVSPGIAIGPAHVVESGAVAIPEYTVAPEAVEAEVARFNEAASKARRQIKKLKSKALVLPDSASEEIGFLLDAHLAMVTNSRLTRGVEHRIKQDRVNAEAAIQAEIAAIAATFAGMDDAYLAGRIDDIREVGRRLTRNLMKQEYRAFSNLPPGSIILAEELTPADTALLDPAVVGGFATVLGGAEGHTAILARSLGLPAVLGAPGLLAGVRNGVTVIVDGLQGRVLIDPPADVLADYGERRAARERERQGLKSLRKLPAVTRDGTAVTLLANLELPRDLEQALEHGAQGIGLLRTEFMFMNRDHLPDEDEQYGVLRTMIEGMGGRTVTARTMDLGGEKLAGWMAGRYGEPANPALGLRAIRLGLREPKLLETQLAAMLRAGAHGPLRILLPMIASVAEVQKVREMMGQVARRLRRRGIAIADPLPPVGVMVEVPGAALSADALAYAADFFAIGTNDLTQYTLAIDRADEQVAKLYDPLHPAVLRLIQFTIEAALRARITVSVCGEIAGDPRYTALLLGLGVRELSMAPLALPSVKKRIRSLDLMEASRRARVIMDQSDSGRIATLLDDFNATV; translated from the coding sequence ATGAAGAGTGACCTACCCTCCACCGGCCCCTCCACCGGCGGGGCCAACGGCCCCGTGGCCGGTCCCGATCGCGGCGGCTCCGGCGGCGGTTTCGGCGGCGTCCCCGCGTCCGAAGCGTGGAGCGGCTCGGCGCGCGCCCTGAGCGGCCTGGGGGTGTCTCCCGGCATCGCCATCGGCCCGGCCCATGTGGTGGAAAGCGGCGCCGTCGCCATCCCCGAATACACCGTCGCGCCGGAGGCCGTCGAGGCGGAGGTCGCCCGCTTCAACGAGGCGGCGTCCAAGGCGCGGCGCCAGATCAAGAAGCTGAAGAGCAAGGCGCTGGTGCTGCCCGATTCGGCGTCGGAAGAGATCGGTTTCCTGCTGGACGCCCATCTGGCGATGGTCACCAACTCGCGCCTGACGCGCGGGGTGGAGCATCGCATCAAGCAGGACCGCGTCAACGCCGAGGCGGCCATCCAGGCGGAGATCGCCGCCATCGCCGCGACCTTCGCCGGCATGGACGACGCCTATCTGGCCGGCCGCATCGACGACATCCGCGAAGTCGGGCGGCGGTTGACCCGCAACCTGATGAAGCAGGAATACCGGGCCTTCAGCAACCTGCCCCCCGGCAGCATCATCCTGGCGGAGGAACTGACCCCCGCCGACACCGCCCTGCTCGACCCCGCCGTCGTCGGCGGCTTCGCCACCGTGCTGGGCGGGGCGGAAGGGCACACCGCGATCCTCGCCCGCTCGCTCGGCCTGCCGGCGGTGCTGGGCGCGCCCGGCCTGCTGGCGGGTGTGCGCAACGGCGTGACGGTGATCGTCGACGGCCTGCAGGGCCGCGTGCTGATCGACCCGCCGGCCGACGTGCTGGCGGATTACGGCGAGCGCCGCGCCGCGCGCGAACGCGAGCGCCAGGGGCTGAAGAGCCTGCGCAAGCTGCCCGCCGTCACCCGCGACGGCACCGCAGTGACGCTGCTGGCGAATCTGGAGCTGCCCCGCGACCTGGAGCAGGCGCTGGAGCACGGCGCCCAGGGCATCGGCCTGCTTCGGACCGAGTTCATGTTCATGAACCGCGACCATCTGCCCGACGAGGATGAGCAGTACGGCGTGCTGCGCACCATGATCGAGGGGATGGGCGGCCGCACCGTCACCGCCCGCACCATGGATCTGGGCGGCGAGAAGCTGGCCGGCTGGATGGCGGGCCGCTATGGCGAGCCGGCCAATCCGGCGCTCGGCCTGCGCGCCATCCGGCTGGGCCTGCGCGAACCGAAGCTGCTGGAAACCCAGCTCGCCGCCATGCTGCGCGCCGGGGCGCACGGGCCGCTGCGCATCCTGCTGCCGATGATCGCCTCGGTGGCGGAGGTGCAGAAGGTGCGGGAGATGATGGGGCAGGTCGCCCGCCGCCTGCGGCGCCGCGGCATCGCCATCGCCGACCCGCTGCCGCCGGTGGGGGTGATGGTGGAGGTGCCGGGGGCGGCCCTGTCGGCCGACGCGCTGGCCTATGCCGCCGATTTCTTCGCCATCGGCACCAACGACCTGACCCAGTACACGCTGGCCATCGACCGTGCGGACGAACAGGTCGCCAAGCTCTACGACCCGCTGCATCCGGCGGTGCTGCGGCTGATCCAGTTCACCATCGAGGCGGCCCTGCGTGCCCGCATCACGGTGTCGGTCTGCGGCGAGATCGCCGGCGACCCGCGCTACACCGCGCTGCTGCTGGGCTTGGGCGTGCGCGAGCTGTCGATGGCGCCGCTGGCGCTGCCGTCGGTGAAGAAGCGCATCCGCTCGCTCGACCTGATGGAGGCGAGCCGCCGCGCCCGCGTCATCATGGACCAGAGCGACAGCGGACGGATCGCCACGCTGCTGGACGACTTCAACGCGACGGTGTGA
- the modD gene encoding ModD protein, whose protein sequence is MTTILSDAALDALLAQDVPYGDLTTDSLGIAARPARMTFAARGAMVLAGTEEAARLVEKAGGRVLRVEASGTTVEAGAVFLEAEGPAGSLHRAWKVAQTLVEYASGIATRARRIVEAAPGVTVACTRKNFPGAKDLSVKAVRAGGAVMHRLGLSETLLVFPEHRAFLSGSPEVWIAALRRKAPEKKIVVEVGSVEEAVAFARAGADVIQLEKLPPDAARAVIEATRGLTPPPVVAPAGGVTEANAAAYAAAGCRLLITSAPFFGQPADVKVVLGPA, encoded by the coding sequence ATGACGACCATCCTGTCCGACGCCGCGCTCGACGCGCTTCTGGCACAGGATGTCCCATACGGTGACCTGACCACCGACTCGCTTGGCATCGCCGCCCGTCCGGCCCGCATGACCTTCGCCGCCCGCGGTGCCATGGTGCTGGCCGGGACGGAGGAGGCGGCCCGGCTGGTGGAGAAGGCCGGCGGCCGTGTCCTGCGCGTCGAGGCCAGCGGCACGACCGTGGAGGCCGGAGCGGTCTTCCTGGAGGCGGAGGGTCCGGCGGGATCGTTGCATCGGGCCTGGAAGGTGGCGCAGACGCTGGTCGAATACGCCTCCGGCATCGCCACCCGCGCCCGGCGCATCGTCGAGGCGGCTCCCGGCGTGACCGTCGCCTGCACCCGCAAGAACTTCCCCGGCGCCAAGGATCTCAGCGTCAAGGCGGTGCGGGCGGGCGGTGCGGTGATGCACCGGCTGGGCCTGTCGGAAACGCTGCTGGTCTTCCCCGAACACCGGGCCTTCCTGAGCGGCTCTCCGGAGGTCTGGATCGCGGCGCTGCGCCGCAAGGCTCCCGAGAAGAAGATCGTGGTCGAAGTCGGATCGGTCGAGGAGGCGGTGGCCTTCGCGAGAGCCGGCGCTGACGTCATCCAGCTGGAAAAGCTGCCGCCCGATGCCGCCCGCGCGGTGATCGAAGCGACGCGCGGCCTGACCCCGCCGCCGGTAGTGGCTCCGGCCGGCGGCGTGACCGAGGCGAACGCCGCCGCCTATGCCGCGGCCGGCTGCCGCCTGCTGATCACCTCGGCCCCCTTCTTCGGCCAGCCCGCCGACGTGAAGGTCGTTCTGGGGCCGGCGTAA
- the ppa gene encoding inorganic diphosphatase, translated as MDLSKLAAGKNAPWDVNVVIEIPIGGQPVKYEVDKESGAVFVDRFLHTAMFYPCNYGFIPHTLSGDGDPVDVCVVGQHGVVPGAVLRSRPIGVLYMEDEAGEDEKLLAVPVDKLHPFYTDVKNYTDLPSIVIEQIAHFFEHYKDLEKNKWVKVRGWGDANEAAKKIEEGLARAQEVNKGIPGPVV; from the coding sequence ATGGATCTGAGCAAGCTCGCCGCGGGTAAGAATGCCCCCTGGGACGTGAACGTCGTCATCGAGATTCCGATCGGCGGCCAGCCGGTGAAGTACGAAGTCGACAAGGAATCGGGCGCGGTGTTCGTCGACCGTTTCCTGCACACCGCGATGTTCTATCCCTGCAACTACGGCTTCATCCCGCACACCCTGTCGGGTGACGGCGATCCGGTGGACGTCTGCGTCGTCGGCCAGCACGGCGTCGTCCCGGGTGCGGTCCTGCGTTCGCGTCCCATCGGTGTCCTGTACATGGAGGACGAGGCCGGCGAGGACGAGAAGCTGCTGGCCGTTCCGGTCGACAAGCTGCACCCGTTCTACACCGACGTGAAGAACTACACCGACCTGCCGTCGATCGTGATCGAGCAGATCGCCCACTTCTTCGAGCACTACAAGGATCTCGAGAAGAACAAGTGGGTGAAGGTCCGCGGCTGGGGCGACGCCAACGAGGCCGCCAAGAAGATCGAGGAAGGCCTGGCCCGCGCCCAGGAAGTCAACAAGGGCATCCCGGGTCCGGTGGTCTGA
- a CDS encoding HPr family phosphocarrier protein, whose amino-acid sequence MSSPDETAPADGEIRRTATITNQRGLHARASAKFVKLVATFDAEISVRRGETVVSGESIMGLMMLAAGPGTTVELRATGRDAAAAMDALLDLINRKFDEE is encoded by the coding sequence ATGAGCTCCCCCGACGAAACGGCGCCCGCTGATGGCGAGATACGCCGCACCGCCACCATCACCAACCAGCGGGGCCTGCACGCCCGCGCCTCGGCCAAGTTCGTGAAGCTGGTCGCCACCTTCGACGCCGAGATCTCGGTGCGCCGCGGCGAGACCGTCGTGTCCGGCGAGTCGATCATGGGGCTGATGATGCTCGCCGCCGGACCCGGCACCACGGTGGAATTGCGCGCGACCGGCAGGGATGCCGCCGCGGCGATGGACGCCCTCCTGGACCTGATCAATCGCAAGTTCGATGAAGAGTGA
- a CDS encoding L-lactate dehydrogenase: MKVGIVGAGFVGSTAAFAMVTTGAVNEVVLVDMNEALAQAQAQDIAHAVPFTHAVTVRAGSYAALEGAGVVVLSAGVAQKPGESRLELLERNAKVFGAIIPEVLKAAPDAVLMVASNPVDVMTQIATRISGLPRNRVIGSGTVLDTARFRALLAAQLAVTPRSVHAHVVGEHGDSEVLLWSSATVAGVPVEQAADQLRRSLTAEDRAVIDDGVRRAAYRIINGKGNTAFGIAGGLARLVSAIGADERMVTTCAMLTDDVCGVPQVTLSLPRVIGAGGVLDTVLPNLSAEEAAALRHSAEILKEATDGVERRMGWSS; encoded by the coding sequence ATGAAGGTCGGAATCGTCGGAGCGGGGTTCGTCGGCAGCACCGCGGCCTTCGCCATGGTGACCACCGGTGCCGTGAACGAGGTCGTGCTGGTCGACATGAACGAGGCGCTGGCCCAGGCCCAGGCGCAGGACATCGCCCATGCCGTACCCTTCACCCATGCGGTCACCGTCCGCGCCGGCTCCTATGCCGCGCTGGAAGGGGCGGGGGTGGTCGTTCTGTCGGCCGGCGTCGCCCAGAAGCCGGGGGAAAGCCGGCTGGAGCTTCTGGAGCGCAACGCCAAGGTGTTCGGCGCCATCATTCCAGAGGTGCTGAAGGCCGCCCCCGACGCCGTGCTGATGGTCGCCAGCAACCCGGTGGACGTGATGACACAGATCGCCACGCGGATCAGCGGCCTGCCGCGCAACCGGGTCATCGGCTCCGGCACCGTTCTGGACACCGCGCGCTTCCGCGCCCTGCTGGCGGCGCAGCTGGCGGTGACGCCCCGGTCCGTCCATGCCCATGTCGTCGGCGAGCATGGCGACTCGGAGGTTCTGCTGTGGTCGAGCGCCACCGTCGCCGGCGTGCCGGTGGAGCAGGCGGCCGACCAGCTGCGCCGCAGCCTGACGGCCGAGGACCGCGCCGTCATCGACGACGGGGTGCGCCGCGCCGCCTACCGCATCATCAACGGCAAGGGCAACACCGCCTTCGGCATCGCCGGCGGCCTGGCCCGGCTGGTATCGGCCATCGGCGCCGACGAACGGATGGTGACGACCTGCGCCATGCTGACCGACGATGTCTGCGGGGTGCCCCAGGTGACGCTGTCCTTGCCGCGCGTCATCGGCGCCGGCGGCGTGCTCGACACCGTCCTGCCCAACCTGTCGGCGGAGGAGGCGGCGGCCCTGCGCCACAGCGCCGAAATCCTGAAAGAGGCCACCGACGGGGTGGAGCGCCGCATGGGCTGGAGCAGCTGA
- a CDS encoding PTS sugar transporter subunit IIA, with amino-acid sequence MIGMVLVTHGRLAEEFIAALFHVVGEQQQVRAVCIGPDDDMEQRRQDILNSVAEVDDGSGVVVLTDMFGGTPSNLAISIMDKAKVEVIAGVNLPMLIKLASVRKTEPLDKSVIAARDAGQKYINVASTLLSD; translated from the coding sequence ATGATCGGTATGGTTCTTGTCACCCACGGACGGCTGGCCGAGGAGTTCATCGCCGCGCTGTTCCACGTGGTGGGCGAACAGCAGCAGGTGCGCGCCGTGTGCATCGGCCCGGACGACGACATGGAGCAGCGCCGCCAGGACATCCTGAACTCGGTGGCGGAGGTCGACGACGGGTCGGGTGTCGTGGTGCTGACCGACATGTTCGGCGGCACGCCGTCCAACCTCGCCATCTCCATCATGGACAAGGCGAAGGTGGAGGTGATCGCCGGCGTGAACCTGCCGATGCTGATCAAGCTCGCCAGCGTGCGGAAGACCGAACCGCTCGACAAGTCGGTGATCGCCGCCCGCGACGCCGGGCAGAAATACATCAACGTCGCCTCCACCCTCCTGTCGGACTGA